One genomic region from Streptomyces sp. NBC_01304 encodes:
- a CDS encoding TetR/AcrR family transcriptional regulator, with protein sequence MTTPAAGPRRRLDPAERRNELLDVGSRLFAAKPYQDVRMEDVAERAGISRALLYRYFPNKGVLFAAVYEQASAQLLADTRIDASGSLLDQLAAGLDVHFDYFAANRNTVLAANRVLAGDPVIQAIINDELSELRRRTLEATGLRGRARETVSAALTSWLVFVRSLCVEWLANDTFSRAELHAMSIGALRGALGAVTDVDGLLGQA encoded by the coding sequence GTGACCACGCCTGCCGCCGGACCTCGCCGCAGACTCGACCCCGCCGAGCGCCGCAACGAACTGCTCGACGTCGGATCCCGGCTGTTCGCGGCGAAGCCGTACCAGGACGTGCGGATGGAGGACGTCGCCGAGCGGGCCGGCATCTCACGGGCCCTGCTCTACCGCTACTTCCCCAACAAGGGCGTCCTGTTCGCGGCGGTCTACGAGCAGGCCTCCGCCCAACTCCTCGCCGATACGCGGATCGACGCGTCGGGTTCCCTGCTCGACCAGCTCGCCGCCGGACTCGACGTCCACTTCGACTACTTCGCCGCGAACCGGAACACGGTGCTCGCCGCGAACCGGGTGCTCGCGGGCGACCCGGTGATCCAGGCGATCATCAACGACGAGCTGTCCGAGCTGCGCCGCCGCACGCTGGAGGCGACCGGGCTGCGCGGCAGGGCGAGGGAGACGGTGTCGGCGGCGCTGACGAGCTGGCTGGTGTTCGTCCGCTCGCTGTGCGTGGAGTGGCTGGCGAACGACACGTTCTCGCGGGCCGAGCTGCACGCCATGAGCATCGGGGCGCTGCGCGGAGCGCTGGGCGCGGTCACGGATGTGGACGGGCTGCTCGGTCAGGCCTGA
- a CDS encoding DUF4345 domain-containing protein, translated as MARTRLLQWLSWIMGVACVAIGVVHLCTGMASVPGAESSGVSGATVDSLVRFFSAIFLGYGLAWIWVARQSPIPSKGVRLLAGIFLLGGVSRLASWAAEGRPDGFQLVLMAIELALPPVYFWLSTAGERESAAGKREPVMS; from the coding sequence ATGGCGAGGACCAGGCTCCTTCAGTGGCTCTCCTGGATCATGGGGGTCGCCTGCGTGGCGATCGGCGTCGTCCACCTCTGTACGGGCATGGCTTCGGTGCCCGGCGCCGAATCCTCAGGTGTGTCCGGCGCGACGGTGGACAGCCTGGTCCGGTTCTTCAGCGCGATCTTCCTCGGCTACGGACTGGCCTGGATCTGGGTGGCGCGGCAGTCGCCGATCCCCTCGAAGGGGGTGCGCCTGCTCGCCGGGATCTTCCTGCTCGGCGGCGTGAGCAGACTCGCGTCCTGGGCCGCCGAGGGGCGGCCCGACGGGTTCCAGTTGGTCCTGATGGCCATCGAACTCGCCCTGCCCCCGGTCTACTTCTGGCTCTCGACCGCCGGTGAGCGGGAGTCCGCCGCCGGGAAGCGGGAGCCTGTGATGAGTTAG
- a CDS encoding DMT family transporter: MSAIVTATALATVSSAAYAGAAVLQERLAARAPAGSAAKSLLSRGPGLCALAFNGIGAALHVVALRFGPLSLVQSLGILTVVLAVLLGAAVARRRTGRHERYGAALATLGLLAFTQTLAPSSAARALSLPATVLLTSVIAGLALALSRLVHPRPVITGIAHATAAGLVFALGSVLSQTVSVRLAEHGPHALLSAATWLPALLIVPASSIGLLLSQRAYRGGLDAPLATVTVANPAASAVIGLVLLGEQLRGGAAPLLAVAAALVAVAGVALLSRQAAAAQMPTAQTTAAQTPTVQATAVPVRPVESRRDPAEARLVVAAV, encoded by the coding sequence ATGAGCGCCATAGTCACCGCCACGGCCCTCGCCACCGTCTCGTCCGCCGCCTACGCGGGCGCCGCGGTGCTGCAGGAGCGGCTCGCCGCCCGCGCCCCCGCCGGCTCGGCCGCGAAGTCGCTGCTCTCGCGCGGACCCGGCCTCTGCGCGCTCGCCTTCAACGGGATCGGCGCCGCACTGCACGTCGTGGCCCTGCGCTTTGGCCCGCTCTCCCTGGTCCAGTCGCTCGGCATCCTGACCGTCGTGCTCGCCGTGCTGCTCGGGGCGGCGGTGGCACGGCGCCGGACCGGCCGTCATGAGCGGTACGGTGCCGCGCTCGCCACGCTCGGACTCCTGGCCTTCACCCAGACCCTGGCCCCGTCGAGCGCCGCCCGTGCGCTCAGCCTGCCGGCGACCGTGCTGCTCACGTCCGTGATCGCAGGTCTCGCGCTGGCCCTGTCCCGGCTGGTCCACCCCCGCCCGGTGATCACCGGGATCGCCCACGCGACGGCGGCCGGCCTGGTCTTCGCGCTGGGCTCCGTGCTCTCCCAGACCGTCAGCGTGCGCCTCGCCGAGCACGGCCCGCACGCCCTCCTCTCGGCGGCCACCTGGCTGCCGGCCCTGCTGATCGTGCCCGCCTCGTCGATCGGCCTGCTGCTCTCGCAGCGCGCCTACCGCGGCGGCCTGGACGCTCCCCTCGCCACCGTGACCGTGGCCAACCCCGCGGCGTCCGCCGTCATCGGCCTCGTACTCCTCGGCGAGCAACTGCGCGGCGGGGCCGCCCCGTTGCTCGCCGTGGCCGCCGCGCTCGTGGCCGTGGCGGGGGTGGCGCTGCTCAGCCGGCAGGCGGCGGCTGCACAGATGCCGACCGCGCAGACGACGGCCGCACAGACGCCGACCGTGCAGGCGACCGCGGTGCCGGTCCGGCCCGTCGAGTCGAGGCGCGACCCGGCCGAGGCCCGCCTCGTCGTCGCGGCCGTGTGA
- a CDS encoding TIGR03086 family metal-binding protein: MTDVLDFTAQTRLVARLAEHVRDDQLAGPTPCPEMAVRNLLGHLTGLSVAFRDAARKDLGPTTDTNPGDTLPDIDATWRSELPEVLAELAEAWRDPKAWEGDTRAGGIDLPAAVAGQVAMDELVLHGWDLARATGQEYAPDGASLAAAHAFVAATPDDPAARGGLFGPVVPVPDGAPLLDRVLGLSGREPGWTPS; encoded by the coding sequence ATGACCGACGTCCTCGACTTCACCGCCCAGACCCGCCTCGTCGCCCGGCTCGCCGAACACGTCCGCGACGACCAGCTGGCGGGCCCCACACCCTGCCCCGAGATGGCGGTACGCAACCTCCTCGGCCATCTGACCGGCCTCAGCGTCGCCTTCCGCGATGCGGCGCGGAAGGATCTCGGGCCGACCACCGACACCAACCCCGGTGACACGCTGCCGGACATCGACGCCACATGGCGCAGTGAACTGCCCGAGGTCCTGGCCGAGTTGGCCGAGGCCTGGCGCGACCCGAAGGCCTGGGAGGGCGACACCAGGGCGGGCGGCATCGACCTGCCGGCGGCCGTCGCGGGGCAGGTCGCCATGGACGAGCTCGTGCTGCACGGCTGGGACCTCGCCCGGGCCACCGGCCAGGAGTACGCGCCGGACGGGGCGAGCCTCGCGGCGGCACACGCCTTCGTCGCCGCGACCCCCGACGACCCCGCCGCCCGCGGCGGCCTGTTCGGTCCGGTCGTCCCGGTCCCCGACGGGGCGCCGCTGCTCGACCGAGTGCTGGGGCTGAGCGGGCGCGAGCCGGGCTGGACGCCCAGCTAA
- a CDS encoding MBL fold metallo-hydrolase has product MALTLTVLGTAAPHPGPDRPCSGYLLEGGGAKVWVDAGPGTFAELQRHVRPAELTAVWISHLHSDHWADLIAAEAGIGDGGLTVERPIPLYAPAGCARRLVGFFGQTDPDLLDPVFDFRELADGLHLDLDGLRLTSRAVDHAVEAYGLRAEADGAVLAYSGDSGPCDALRQLAEGADTLLCEAYLDRQDARGVHLTPEDAGGLARDARVAELLVTHVGPTLTPEAATERAAAVFGGRTLTARPGQRHQVG; this is encoded by the coding sequence ATGGCCCTCACCCTCACCGTCCTCGGCACCGCGGCCCCGCACCCCGGCCCCGACCGCCCCTGCTCCGGCTATCTCTTGGAGGGCGGCGGGGCCAAGGTGTGGGTGGACGCCGGGCCCGGCACCTTCGCCGAGCTCCAGCGGCACGTCCGCCCGGCCGAGTTGACGGCGGTCTGGATCTCCCATCTGCACTCCGACCACTGGGCCGACCTGATCGCCGCCGAGGCCGGGATCGGCGACGGCGGGCTCACCGTCGAGCGGCCCATCCCGCTGTACGCGCCCGCCGGATGCGCCCGGCGCCTCGTCGGGTTCTTCGGGCAGACCGACCCCGACCTGCTCGACCCGGTCTTCGACTTCCGGGAACTCGCCGACGGGCTCCATCTCGACCTGGACGGGCTGCGGCTGACCAGCCGCGCGGTCGACCACGCCGTCGAGGCGTACGGGCTGCGCGCCGAGGCGGACGGCGCGGTGCTCGCGTACTCCGGCGACAGCGGCCCGTGCGACGCCCTGCGGCAACTCGCCGAGGGCGCCGACACGCTGCTCTGCGAGGCCTACCTCGACCGGCAGGACGCGAGAGGCGTCCACCTCACGCCCGAGGACGCCGGCGGGCTCGCCCGCGACGCACGGGTGGCCGAGCTGCTCGTCACCCACGTCGGGCCGACGCTCACCCCCGAAGCGGCAACCGAACGGGCCGCGGCGGTGTTCGGCGGACGGACCCTGACGGCGCGGCCCGGGCAGCGCCACCAGGTGGGCTGA
- a CDS encoding S28 family serine protease, with translation MRTKAIPALLCAGVISATLLSGITPAAAAERASTAAAQDIRDQLEKIPGLTIVKVEDKGGFPLYTLSLTQPVDHNKPWRGTFQQRFTLWHKATAKPVVHYTGGYNLSSSTREPTTILDANQLSVEHRYFIDSRPAPAVLDWDDLTVWQEASDEHAIVEAIKPIYGKSKWIGTGGSKGGMTQTYHERYYPDDLDAVVAYVAPNDANNKDDRGYEKFFKTVGTPECRAALNAVQREMLVRREAMLPKFEAMAKEQGLTFNNLGSTDRAYEFAVLDQVWNFWQSGTAADCPTIPDAKTVSDDELYKWSSEHGFSPYSDQDPGDATSAPYYRQAAAQLGWADLKFKHLKDVRHYPDIYQPNSVLPADLRTEYDGRAIKDVDRWVSTRGKHIMFVYGQNDPWSAERFKPSKHDSYLYEVPGSNHGARIANLPADERAAAEATIKRWAGQ, from the coding sequence GTGCGCACCAAGGCCATACCCGCGCTGCTCTGCGCCGGAGTCATATCCGCCACCCTGCTCAGCGGCATCACCCCCGCCGCCGCCGCGGAACGTGCGAGCACCGCCGCCGCCCAGGACATCCGCGACCAGCTGGAGAAGATACCCGGGCTCACGATCGTCAAGGTCGAGGACAAGGGCGGATTCCCCCTCTACACCCTGTCGTTGACCCAGCCCGTGGACCACAACAAGCCCTGGCGCGGCACGTTCCAGCAGAGATTCACGCTCTGGCACAAGGCCACCGCCAAGCCGGTCGTCCACTACACCGGCGGCTACAACCTCTCCTCCAGCACCCGCGAGCCCACCACCATCCTCGACGCCAACCAACTGAGCGTCGAGCACCGCTACTTCATCGACTCCCGGCCCGCGCCCGCCGTCCTCGACTGGGACGACCTGACCGTCTGGCAGGAGGCGAGCGACGAGCACGCCATCGTCGAGGCCATCAAGCCGATCTACGGCAAGTCCAAGTGGATCGGCACCGGCGGCAGCAAGGGCGGGATGACGCAGACGTACCACGAGCGTTACTACCCGGACGACCTGGACGCCGTCGTCGCGTACGTCGCCCCGAACGACGCCAACAACAAGGACGACCGCGGCTACGAGAAGTTCTTCAAGACCGTCGGCACCCCCGAGTGCCGGGCCGCGCTCAACGCCGTACAGCGCGAGATGCTGGTGCGCCGCGAGGCGATGCTGCCGAAGTTCGAGGCGATGGCCAAGGAGCAGGGCCTCACCTTCAACAACCTCGGATCGACCGACCGGGCCTATGAGTTCGCGGTCCTCGACCAGGTGTGGAACTTCTGGCAGAGCGGGACGGCCGCCGACTGCCCGACGATCCCCGACGCCAAGACCGTGAGCGACGACGAGCTGTACAAGTGGTCCTCGGAGCACGGTTTCTCCCCCTACTCCGACCAGGACCCGGGCGACGCCACCTCCGCGCCCTACTACCGGCAGGCCGCCGCCCAACTCGGCTGGGCGGACCTGAAGTTCAAGCACCTCAAGGACGTCCGCCACTACCCGGACATCTACCAGCCCAACTCGGTGCTGCCCGCCGATCTGCGCACCGAGTACGACGGCCGCGCCATCAAGGACGTCGACCGCTGGGTCTCCACCCGCGGCAAGCACATCATGTTCGTGTACGGCCAGAACGATCCGTGGAGCGCCGAGCGCTTCAAGCCCAGCAAGCACGACTCGTACCTGTACGAGGTGCCCGGCTCCAACCACGGCGCCCGCATCGCGAACCTGCCCGCCGACGAGCGCGCTGCGGCCGAGGCGACGATCAAGCGCTGGGCCGGCCAGTAG
- a CDS encoding NCS2 family permease: MSGPSGSSGPSASAGPELGKADAPPRHPVDRFFRISDRGSSYAREIRGGFATFFTMAYILVLNPIILGSAEDKFGHRLDGAELVTATALVAAVMTVVMGIGGNLPLAIAAGLGLNAVVAFQIAPLMSWPDAMGLIFVEGLLICVLVLTGLREAVMHAIPQELKHAISVGIGLFIAFIGFIDAGFATRIPGDTGSVPVQLGAGGRLMGWPILVFCVGVLLTVALMARKVRGAILISIVAATAVAIVINELADIKPESWGLTVPALPDKVVDTPDFGLLGAFSPFGAFGAAGVGVVTVVLLIFTLILSDFFDTMGTVVGISSEAGLLDEQGKVPGLGRVLLIDGVAAAAGGAASASSSTSYIESAAGVGEGARTGFANLVTGGLFALALFFAPLATVVPAQAAAPALVAVGFLLMTQVKHIDFGRWEIGIPAFLTIVVMPFTYSITNGIGAGFVAYVVIKAVLGKVRDIHWLLWGAAALFLVYFAIDPLEQLLGVK; encoded by the coding sequence ATGTCAGGACCATCGGGATCGTCAGGACCATCGGCATCAGCAGGACCGGAGCTCGGCAAGGCGGACGCGCCACCCCGCCACCCCGTCGACCGCTTCTTCAGGATCAGCGACAGGGGATCGTCGTACGCCCGTGAGATACGCGGCGGCTTCGCCACGTTCTTCACCATGGCCTACATCCTGGTGCTCAACCCGATCATCCTCGGGAGCGCCGAGGACAAGTTCGGGCACCGGCTCGACGGCGCCGAACTGGTCACCGCCACCGCCCTGGTGGCCGCCGTGATGACCGTCGTCATGGGCATCGGCGGCAACCTCCCGCTCGCCATCGCGGCGGGCCTCGGCCTCAACGCCGTGGTCGCCTTCCAGATCGCGCCGCTGATGAGCTGGCCCGACGCGATGGGCCTGATCTTCGTCGAGGGCCTGCTGATCTGCGTCCTGGTCCTGACGGGGTTGCGCGAGGCGGTCATGCACGCCATCCCGCAGGAGCTCAAGCACGCCATCAGCGTCGGGATCGGGCTGTTCATCGCGTTCATCGGCTTCATCGACGCGGGCTTCGCCACCAGGATTCCCGGCGACACCGGGTCCGTGCCGGTCCAACTCGGCGCAGGCGGGCGGCTGATGGGCTGGCCGATCCTCGTCTTCTGCGTCGGCGTGCTGCTCACCGTCGCGCTGATGGCGCGCAAGGTGCGCGGGGCGATCCTGATCTCGATCGTCGCCGCCACCGCCGTCGCGATCGTCATCAACGAGCTCGCCGACATCAAGCCGGAGAGCTGGGGCCTGACCGTGCCCGCCCTCCCCGACAAGGTCGTCGACACCCCCGACTTCGGACTGCTCGGCGCCTTCAGCCCGTTCGGGGCGTTCGGTGCGGCGGGCGTCGGGGTCGTCACCGTCGTGCTGCTCATCTTCACGCTGATCCTGAGCGATTTCTTCGACACGATGGGCACGGTCGTCGGCATCTCCAGCGAGGCCGGGCTCCTCGACGAGCAGGGCAAGGTGCCGGGCCTCGGGCGCGTCCTGCTCATCGACGGGGTGGCGGCCGCCGCGGGCGGTGCGGCCTCCGCCTCGTCCAGCACCTCGTACATCGAGTCGGCGGCGGGCGTCGGCGAGGGGGCCAGGACCGGGTTCGCCAACCTGGTCACCGGCGGGCTCTTCGCGCTCGCGCTGTTCTTCGCGCCGCTGGCCACGGTGGTGCCCGCGCAGGCCGCCGCGCCCGCGCTCGTGGCGGTCGGGTTCCTGCTGATGACGCAGGTCAAGCACATCGACTTCGGCCGCTGGGAGATCGGCATCCCGGCCTTCCTGACGATCGTCGTCATGCCCTTCACGTACTCGATCACCAATGGGATCGGGGCCGGGTTCGTGGCGTACGTCGTCATCAAGGCGGTGCTCGGGAAGGTGCGGGACATCCACTGGCTGCTGTGGGGCGCGGCGGCGCTGTTCCTCGTGTACTTCGCGATCGATCCGCTGGAGCAGCTGCTCGGCGTGAAGTGA
- a CDS encoding CPBP family intramembrane glutamic endopeptidase, with amino-acid sequence MDRFTISPEFATASTIITAALATYLAVGEPWLGRRMFASLKARRDSEPQALIRYYLLGVACWAGFAALALLAFALSDGFAAADLGFGAPEQPGYAVFFGALFVVLALATGRSFHKMAVEGKHVPGLDTLDAMLPRTERERRYAAGMAVASGICAELVYRGLLIAFGVGVLGLNLYVAAGISLVIYAAAGWYQGGKGVLLFGLYGGLMTGLYLVTGSLAVPIVANVALALRDLVLIPVVAGGRSAAPRTV; translated from the coding sequence ATGGACCGCTTCACCATCTCGCCGGAGTTCGCGACGGCGTCCACGATCATCACGGCCGCTCTGGCCACGTATCTCGCCGTCGGCGAGCCGTGGTTGGGGCGGCGGATGTTCGCCTCGCTCAAGGCCCGCAGGGACAGCGAGCCGCAGGCGTTGATCCGCTACTACCTCCTCGGGGTGGCGTGCTGGGCGGGCTTCGCGGCCCTCGCCCTGCTCGCCTTCGCCCTGTCGGACGGCTTCGCGGCCGCCGACCTCGGGTTCGGGGCGCCCGAGCAGCCCGGGTACGCGGTGTTCTTCGGCGCGCTGTTCGTGGTGCTTGCGCTCGCCACCGGCCGGTCGTTCCACAAGATGGCCGTCGAGGGCAAGCACGTCCCCGGCCTGGACACCCTGGACGCGATGCTCCCGCGCACCGAGCGGGAGCGGCGGTACGCGGCCGGGATGGCCGTGGCCTCCGGGATCTGCGCCGAACTCGTCTACCGGGGCCTGCTCATCGCCTTCGGCGTCGGCGTGCTCGGGCTCAACCTCTATGTGGCGGCGGGCATTTCGCTGGTGATCTACGCGGCGGCCGGGTGGTACCAGGGCGGCAAGGGCGTGCTGCTCTTCGGTCTGTACGGGGGGCTGATGACCGGGCTCTACCTCGTCACCGGAAGCCTCGCCGTGCCGATCGTCGCGAACGTGGCGCTCGCCCTGCGGGACCTGGTGCTGATCCCGGTGGTCGCAGGCGGACGTTCCGCGGCGCCGCGTACGGTCTGA
- a CDS encoding PadR family transcriptional regulator: protein MTTDRRASWFKGVLDLMVLAGLTGGESYGYEIAKQLAAAGLGEIKGGTLYPVLNRLEEAGLVAAEFRATEKGPGRRYYALTDEGRATLGEQGRLWLAFDESVRSVLAKGGVA from the coding sequence GTGACCACCGATCGCCGGGCCAGCTGGTTCAAGGGCGTCCTCGACCTGATGGTCCTCGCCGGCCTCACCGGCGGTGAGAGCTATGGCTACGAGATCGCCAAGCAGCTGGCCGCTGCCGGCCTGGGCGAGATCAAGGGCGGCACCCTGTACCCCGTGCTCAACCGCCTGGAGGAGGCCGGCCTGGTGGCCGCCGAGTTCCGGGCGACCGAGAAGGGGCCGGGGCGGCGCTACTACGCGCTGACCGACGAGGGCCGGGCGACGCTCGGCGAACAGGGGCGGCTGTGGCTGGCGTTCGACGAGTCCGTACGTTCCGTCCTGGCCAAGGGCGGAGTGGCATGA